The following proteins are encoded in a genomic region of Nycticebus coucang isolate mNycCou1 chromosome 17, mNycCou1.pri, whole genome shotgun sequence:
- the TAF7 gene encoding transcription initiation factor TFIID subunit 7: MSKSKDDAPHELESQFILRLPPEYASTVRRAVQSGHVNLKDRLTIELHPDGRHGIVRVDRVPLASKLVDLPCVMESLKTIDKKTFYKTADVCQMLVCSVDGDLYPPVEEPVASTDPKASKKKDKDKEKKFIWNHGITLPLKNVRKRRFRKTAKKKYIESPDVEKEVKRLLSTDAEAVSTRWEIIAEDETKETENQGLDISSPGMSGYRQGHDSLEHDELREIFNDLSSSSEDEDETQHQDEEDINIIDTEEDLERQLQDKLNESDEHHQESEGTNQLVMGIQKQIDNVKGKLQETQDRAKRQEDLIMKVENLALKNRFQAVLDELKQKEDREKEQLSSLQEELESLLEK, from the coding sequence ATGAGTAAGAGCAAAGATGATGCTCCTCATGAACTAGAGAGCCAGTTTATCTTACGCCTACCTCCAGAATATGCCTCTACTGTGAGGAGGGCAGTGCAGTCTGGTCATGTGAACCTGAAGGACAGACTGACAATTGAATTACATCCTGATGGACGTCATGGAATTGTCAGAGTGGACCGGGTCCCATTGGCCTCAAAATTGGTAGATCTTCCCTGTGTTATGGAAAGTTTGAAAACCATTGATAAAAAAACCTTTTACAAGACAGCTGATGTCTGTCAGATGCTTGTGTGCTCAGTTGATGGTGATCTCTATCCTCCTGTGGAGGAACCAGTTGCCAGTACTGATCCCAAGGCAAGTAAGAAAAAGGAtaaggacaaagagaaaaagtTTATCTGGAACCATGGTAttactctgcctctaaaaaatgtcagaaaaagaAGATTCCGGAAGACAGCAAAAAAGAAGTATATTGAATCTCCAGACGTGGAGAAAGAAGTGAAACGGTTGCTGAGTACAGATGCTGAAGCTGTCAGTACTCGGTGGGAAATAATTGCTGAAgatgaaacaaaagaaacagaaaatcaaggCCTTGATATCTCTTCTCCAGGAATGTCTGGTTACAGGCAGGGTCACGACTCATTAGAACACGATGAGCTGCGGGAGATATTCAATGACCTTAGCAGTAGCAGTGAAGATGAAGATGAGACACAGCATCAAGATGAAGAAGATATAAACATCATTGACACTGAGGAAGATCTGGAAAGACAGCTACAGGACAAGCTGAATGAATCAGACGAACATCACCAAGAAAGTGAAGGAACCAATCAGCTGGTTATGGGGATTCAGAAACAGATTGACAACGTGAAAGGCAAGCTCCAGGAGACCCAGGACAGGGCAAAACGACAGGAGGATCTCATCATGAAAGTGGAAAATCTGGCTCTCAAGAACAGATTTCAGGCTGTGCTAGATGAGCTCAAACAAAAGGAAGATCGAGAAAAGGAGCAGCTTAGCTCTTTGCAAGAGGAGCTAGAATCACTCCTAGAGAAGTGA
- the LOC128568954 gene encoding dynein light chain 1, cytoplasmic-like, whose amino-acid sequence MCDRKFVIKNAEMSEELRQDSVECATQALEKYNIEKDIAAHIKKEFDQKYNPTWHCIVGRNFGRSVTQDTKHFIYVYLGQVAILLFKSG is encoded by the coding sequence ATGTGCGACCGAAAGTTCGTGATCAAAAATGCAGAGATGTCGGAAGAGTTGCGACAGGACTCCGTGGAGTGCGCTACTCAGGCGTTGGAGAAATACAACATAGAAAAGGACATTGCGGCCCATATCAAGAAGGAGTTTGACCAGAAGTACAATCCCACCTGGCATTGCATCGTGGGGAGGAACTTCGGTCGTTCTGTGACACAAGACACCAAACACTTCATCTATGTCTACCTGGGCCAAGTTGCCATTCTTCTGTTCAAATCTGGTTAA
- the SLC25A2 gene encoding mitochondrial ornithine transporter 2, which yields MKSGPGIQAAIDLTAGAAGGTACVLTGQPFDTMKVKLQTFPDLYKGLTDCFLKTYKQVGFRGFYKGTGPALMAYVSENSVLFMCYGFCQQFVREVVGLDKQAQLNDLQTAVAGSLASAFAALALCPTELVKCRLQTMYEMEMSGKIAKSHNTIWSVVKSILRKDGLLGFYHGLSSTLLQEVPGYFFFFGGYELSRSYFASGRSKDELGPAHLMISGGVAGISLWLVVFPVDCIKSRIQVLSMLGKQAGFIRTLSSVVRNEGIAALYSGLTATMVRAFPANGTLFLVYEYSRKMMMSQLEAY from the coding sequence ATGAAGTCCGGTCCTGGCATCCAAGCCGCCATCGACCTCACAGCCGGGGCCGCAGGGGGCACCGCGTGTGTACTGACCGGGCAGCCCTTCGACACAATGAAAGTGAAGTTGCAGACGTTCCCCGACCTATACAAGGGTCTCACCGACTGCTTCCTGAAGACGTACAAGCAAGTGGGTTTCCGGGGCTTCTACAAGGGAACCGGCCCAGCGCTGATGGCCTACGTCTCTGAAAACTCTGTCCTCTTCATGTGCTACGGCTTCTGCCAACAGTTCGTCAGGGAAGTGGTTGGACTGGACAAGCAGGCACAGCTGAATGACCTGCAGACTGCAGTTGCCGGGTCCTTGGCTTCTGCTTTTGCTGCGCTGGCCCTCTGCCCCACTGAGCTCGTGAAGTGCCGCCTACAGACTATGTATGAAATGGAAATGTCAGGAAAGATAGCAAAAAGCCATAATACAATTTGGTCTGTCGTGAAAAGTATCCTTAGAAAAGATGGCCTTTTAGGCTTCTACCACGGACTCTCCAGTACTCTACTTCAAGAAGTACCaggctatttcttcttctttggtggCTATGAACTGAGCCGATCATACTTTGCATCAGGAAGATCAAAAGATGAACTAGGTCCTGCCCATTTGATGATAAGTGGTGGAGTTGCTGGAATTTCCCTCTGGCTTGTTGTGTTCCCAGTGGATTGTATTAAATCCAGAATTCAGGTTCTTTCCATGCTTGGAAAACAGGCAGGATTTATAAGGACTCTTTCAAGTGTTGTGAGAAATGAAGGAATAGCAGCCTTATATTCTGGACTGACAGCTACTATGGTTCGAGCATTCCCTGCCAATGGGACACTATTTTTGGTCTATGAGTATAGCAGGAAGATGATGATGAGCCAGCTGGAAGCATACTGA